Proteins encoded in a region of the Rickettsia bellii RML369-C genome:
- a CDS encoding NAD(P)(+) transhydrogenase (Re/Si-specific) subunit beta, with protein sequence MSLQIIQLLYLVDAICFILSLKFLSSQKQARLGNTIGILGMTIAVGVTFFLPDFAHKLPIIATILVGGIIGGVIALKISMTAMPQLVAGFHSFVGLAAVFVSYATVLTPENFAIGIAGSLPISSLIEISLGVSIGALTFSGSIIAFLKLQGLMKSSPLKFYGQQYVCLLTTILLVALIVLFIRSENIFLFNLIILLSLLIGVLLIIPVGGADMPVIVSMLNSYSGFAAAGIGFTLSNSLLIITGALVGSSGAILSYIMCKAMNRSLIKVIFGAFLPAPSGASKNIDDDKIAKASCPEDAANLLRNASSVIIVPGYGMAVAQSQHIIKEMVDILEGLDVNVRFAVHPVAGRMPGHMNVLLAEANIDYEKVLELEEINRDFATTDIVLVIGANDVTNPAAKNDPDSPIYGMPVLDVEKARSVLFIKRSMASGYAGIENELFYHDNTFMLFGDAKKVVEEIVKFLNED encoded by the coding sequence ATGTCCTTACAGATTATCCAATTATTATATCTCGTAGATGCTATTTGCTTTATTCTATCGCTCAAGTTTTTGTCATCACAGAAGCAAGCACGTTTAGGCAATACTATAGGTATTTTAGGGATGACAATAGCAGTCGGTGTTACTTTCTTTCTGCCTGATTTTGCCCATAAATTACCCATTATAGCTACTATATTAGTTGGGGGCATAATAGGCGGGGTAATTGCTCTTAAAATTTCTATGACGGCAATGCCGCAATTAGTTGCAGGCTTTCACTCTTTTGTTGGTCTTGCTGCGGTATTTGTATCTTATGCTACTGTACTTACACCTGAAAATTTTGCTATAGGTATTGCAGGAAGCTTGCCTATCAGTTCTTTGATAGAGATATCACTAGGTGTATCTATAGGTGCTTTAACTTTTAGCGGTTCAATTATTGCTTTTTTAAAGCTACAAGGCTTAATGAAAAGCAGCCCATTAAAATTTTATGGTCAGCAATATGTATGTTTACTGACAACAATATTATTAGTCGCATTAATAGTGTTATTTATTCGCTCAGAAAATATATTTCTATTTAATCTAATAATATTACTATCCTTACTAATTGGGGTATTGTTAATAATACCGGTAGGTGGTGCTGATATGCCAGTTATAGTATCGATGCTAAATTCTTATTCAGGTTTTGCAGCAGCAGGTATAGGTTTTACCCTTAGTAATAGCTTGTTGATTATTACCGGAGCTTTAGTTGGTAGTAGCGGTGCTATACTTAGCTATATAATGTGTAAGGCAATGAATCGCTCCTTAATCAAAGTTATTTTTGGTGCATTTTTACCAGCTCCTAGCGGTGCTAGTAAAAATATAGATGATGATAAGATAGCAAAAGCAAGCTGCCCTGAAGATGCAGCAAATTTATTGCGTAATGCATCATCTGTTATAATTGTTCCTGGTTATGGTATGGCAGTAGCTCAGTCTCAGCATATTATAAAAGAAATGGTTGATATATTAGAAGGGTTAGATGTTAACGTACGTTTTGCTGTACATCCTGTAGCAGGTAGAATGCCTGGACATATGAATGTGCTACTTGCCGAAGCTAATATTGACTATGAGAAAGTTTTAGAGCTTGAAGAGATTAACAGAGATTTCGCTACTACCGATATAGTTTTAGTTATTGGAGCAAATGATGTAACTAATCCAGCTGCCAAAAATGATCCAGATAGCCCGATTTATGGTATGCCCGTTTTAGATGTCGAAAAAGCTCGTAGCGTTTTGTTTATTAAACGTTCTATGGCTTCAGGATATGCTGGTATAGAAAATGAGTTATTTTATCACGACAATACCTTTATGTTATTTGGTGATGCTAAGAAAGTAGTTGAAGAGATTGTCAAGTTTCTAAATGAAGATTGA
- a CDS encoding cell cycle transcriptional regulator TrcR, producing MNSQKILPLLPKATAMWLIENTSLTFKQIADFCGIHELEIKGMADGEVAQSIKGLDPIANGQLTLEEIDRCSKDPKNVLQISHSPAYELMKNQKKQRAKYTPIARRQDKPDAIYWLLRNYPDIQDNQVVKLIGTTKTTIDAIRTRSHWNMKSIHPRDPVLLGLCSQVELNKVVAVLESASSHNKETKES from the coding sequence ATGAATTCCCAAAAAATATTACCGCTACTTCCAAAAGCTACGGCTATGTGGTTAATTGAAAACACCTCATTAACTTTTAAGCAGATTGCTGATTTTTGTGGTATTCATGAACTTGAAATAAAAGGTATGGCAGATGGTGAAGTAGCACAATCTATTAAAGGTCTTGATCCGATTGCAAATGGTCAGCTAACTCTGGAGGAAATTGATCGTTGTAGCAAAGACCCTAAAAATGTCCTACAAATTTCTCATAGCCCTGCCTATGAATTAATGAAGAATCAGAAAAAACAGCGTGCTAAATATACACCAATTGCAAGACGTCAAGATAAACCTGATGCTATATACTGGTTACTACGTAATTATCCAGATATTCAAGATAATCAAGTAGTTAAGCTTATTGGTACTACTAAAACTACCATCGATGCTATTAGAACCCGCAGCCATTGGAATATGAAATCTATTCACCCACGTGACCCTGTATTGCTTGGACTTTGTAGCCAAGTCGAACTAAATAAGGTAGTAGCAGTGCTAGAATCCGCATCAAGCCACAACAAAGAAACTAAAGAGTCTTAA
- a CDS encoding CvpA family protein, with protein MITFFDITIFSIITLFSFFGLYQGIIGFSTRILGFITSIMLTYFLYPHISQIISKYVHNEVVRVISSGVISYIISLILCIFIVYKFLAIISFMRNGFIDRFLGLLAGFAVGAAISAVIFFITMIFTSENYYKSKSLEDFIASSKSNKYSGVLKDSLTTEYFDELNKNIIVIIPVETLKSVKTLNSKDLGNFKSNDENNQSSQELDDELNDNDAFSDVDD; from the coding sequence ATGATCACATTTTTTGATATTACTATTTTTTCTATCATCACACTTTTTTCGTTTTTTGGACTATATCAAGGGATAATAGGTTTTTCGACAAGAATACTTGGTTTTATTACCTCGATAATGTTAACATATTTCTTATATCCACATATTTCGCAAATAATAAGCAAATACGTACATAATGAGGTTGTAAGAGTAATAAGTAGCGGGGTTATATCCTATATTATTTCTTTAATCTTATGCATTTTTATCGTCTATAAATTCCTAGCAATAATTTCATTTATGAGGAATGGTTTTATTGATCGATTTTTGGGATTATTAGCCGGTTTTGCAGTAGGAGCTGCTATTTCAGCCGTGATATTTTTTATAACAATGATTTTTACATCTGAAAATTATTATAAAAGTAAATCTTTAGAGGATTTCATAGCAAGCAGCAAAAGCAATAAATATTCGGGAGTGCTTAAAGATTCTTTAACTACAGAATATTTTGACGAATTAAATAAAAACATAATAGTTATTATCCCTGTTGAAACTTTAAAATCAGTTAAAACCTTAAACAGTAAAGACTTAGGTAACTTCAAATCTAATGATGAAAATAACCAATCTTCTCAAGAATTAGATGATGAGCTTAATGATAATGATGCATTTTCCGATGTGGATGATTAG
- a CDS encoding YqgE/AlgH family protein, which produces MNDKIFYNLSGKTLVSTPYVITKGIYHKSLIYMLSHTEEGAIGLMFNRLVNHIDLKSFFKIKNDEIVNPVMVPIYLGGPVEHEKGFFLHSTDYNKNLLLDFHNDLAVSSNLEISEDIAFGKGPKNSLLIVGYTGWKAGQLEKELEENLWLVMDCDKEFIFADNPENKWHNALKHLGIDEAHFSSQVGSA; this is translated from the coding sequence ATGAATGATAAGATCTTTTATAACCTATCCGGTAAAACACTAGTTTCAACACCTTATGTAATTACAAAAGGTATCTACCATAAATCCTTGATTTATATGTTATCACATACAGAAGAAGGTGCAATAGGATTAATGTTTAATCGTTTAGTAAATCATATAGATTTAAAATCATTTTTTAAAATAAAAAATGATGAAATAGTAAATCCTGTTATGGTGCCTATATATCTTGGCGGACCTGTAGAGCATGAAAAGGGATTCTTTTTGCATTCCACAGATTATAATAAAAACTTATTATTAGATTTTCATAATGATTTAGCAGTAAGCTCTAATTTAGAAATTTCAGAAGATATAGCTTTCGGTAAAGGACCTAAAAACAGCTTATTAATTGTAGGATATACTGGGTGGAAAGCAGGGCAGCTTGAAAAAGAGCTAGAAGAAAATCTATGGCTGGTTATGGATTGTGATAAAGAATTTATTTTTGCTGATAACCCTGAAAATAAATGGCATAATGCGTTGAAGCATTTAGGCATTGATGAAGCACATTTCTCTTCTCAAGTAGGGAGTGCTTAA